A window of Synchiropus splendidus isolate RoL2022-P1 chromosome 9, RoL_Sspl_1.0, whole genome shotgun sequence contains these coding sequences:
- the tasp1 gene encoding threonine aspartase 1: MESPVNSDEDPSVILVNSWSNKVEESKRVNVGGFVLVHAGAGYHSESKAKEYKHVCKRACQKAVDLLKAGAHAVEAVAAALVELEDSPFTNAGMGSNLNLSGEIECDASIMDGKSLHYGAVGAISGIKNPVLVANRLLSEAQKGKLSAGRIPPCFLVGRGAQDWAISHGITPCSSEKMATKFSLSAYKRNKRKMEIAEGMDAGNNQVKKLRQSSENGNGSGCLDTVGAVVVDQDGNVAAAVSSGGLAMKHPGRVGQAAHYGCGCWAENASHKNLYSTAVSTSGCGEHLIRTMLARECSSAMQSEDAHQALLEAMQNKFISSPFLASEDRVLGGVILLRCCKIVEPQPSPNIQGVLVEFLWSHTTESMCVGYMSAQDSKAKTHISRLPPGTVPGQSLAIEGGVCRLMSTVE, encoded by the exons ATGGAAAGTCCAGTGAATTCAGATGAAGATCCTTCTGTTATCTTGGTCAACTCATGGTCCAACAAAGTGGAGGAAAGTAAACGTGTAAATGTGGGAGGATTTGTTCTGGTGCATGCAG GTGCTGGATACCATTCTGAATCCAAAGCCAAGGAGTACAAGCATGTGTGCAAAAGAGCCTGTCAAAAG GCTGTGGATCTGCTCAAAGCAGGAGCGCATGCAGTGGAAGCAGTGGCTGCAGCACTTGTAGAGCTGGAG GATTCCCCATTTACGAATGCCGGCATGGGTTCAAACCTTAACCTGTCTGGGGAAATAGAGTGTGATGCCAGTATCATGGACGGGAAATCGCTGCATTATGGAGCTGTCGGTGCCATCAGTG GGATTAAGAATCCTGTGCTGGTAGCAAACCGCCTGCTTAGTGAGGCACAGAAAGGGAAACTATCCGCTGGCCGAATCCCACCCTG CTTTCTAGTGGGCAGAGGAGCACAGGATTGGGCCATCAGCCATGGAATCACACCATGCTCTTCAGAGAAGATGGCAACAA AGTTCAGTTTGTCAGCCTACAAGAGAAACAAGAGGAAGATGGAGATTGCGGAAGGAATGGACGCAGGAAATAATCAAGTCAAGAAATTGCGACAATCAAGTGAAAAT GGGAACGGATCTGGGTGCCTTGACACAGTTGGAGCAGTTGTTGTTGACCAGGATGGGAATGTAGCTGCAGCAGTGTCCAGCGGAGGTTTGGCCATGAAACACCCTGGCAGAGTGGGCCAG GCTGCTCACTATGGATGTGGCTGCTGGGCTGAAAATGCCTCTCACAAAAACCTTTACTCCACTGCAGTGAGTACTTCAG GCTGCGGAGAACATCTGATCCGCACCATGCTCGCTCGGGAATGCTCGTCTGCCATGCAGTCTGAAGATGCCCACCAAGCGTTGCTGGAGGCTATGCAAAACAAATTCATCA GCTCGCCCTTTCTCGCCAGTGAAGATCGTGTGTTGGGTGGAGTAATCCTCCTGCGATGCTGCAAAATCGTGGAACCTCAGCCATCTCCGAATATTCAGGGTGTCCTCG TTGAGTTCCTGTGGAGCCACACGACtgagagcatgtgtgtgggATACATGTCGGCCCAAGATAGCAAAGCAAAG ACGCACATATCGCGGTTACCACCAGGAACTGTGCCCGGCCAGTCGCTAGCCATCGAAGGAGGAGTGTGTCGCCTGATGAGCACGGTGGAGTGA